A single window of Pontibacillus chungwhensis DNA harbors:
- the gyrB gene encoding DNA topoisomerase (ATP-hydrolyzing) subunit B translates to MREENLPNQQAYDESQIQVLEGLEAVRKRPGMYIGSTNEKGLHHLVWEIVDNSIDEALAGYCDHITVTIEKDNSITVTDNGRGIPVGMHKKANRPAVEVILTVLHAGGKFGGGGYKVSGGLHGVGASVVNALSSSLEVYVHLDGKIHYQEYHRGVPQEDLKVIGETDVTGTRIHFTPDPEIFNETREYNFDTLANRLRELAFLNKGIRITINDERNEEQGAKDFLYEGGIVSYVEHLNRTREGLHEPFYVENESEDISVEIALQYNDGFVSNIYSFANNINTYEGGTHESGFKTALTRAINDYARRNQMFKETDPNLTGDDVREGLTAIISIKHPDPQFEGQTKTKLGNSEARTVTDNIFNEYFSKFLFENPDSAKMIVEKGLMASRARSAAKKARELTRRKSALEISNLPGKLADCSSKDAKISELYVVEGDSAGGSAKQGRDRHFQAILPLRGKIINVEKARLDKILSNNEVRSIITALGTGIGEEFDITKARYHKIVIMTDADVDGAHIRTLLLTFFYRYMRPLLEYGYIYIAQPPLYKIQQGKAIQYAFNDKEMEATLAQLSKQPKPSLQRYKGLGEMNSEQLWETTMDPETRTMLQVSLQDAMEADEVFEILMGDKVEPRRNFIQDNAQYVKNLDV, encoded by the coding sequence ATGAGGGAAGAAAATCTACCAAATCAACAGGCATATGATGAGAGTCAAATTCAGGTGCTTGAAGGTTTAGAAGCGGTGCGGAAACGTCCAGGAATGTACATTGGTTCAACAAACGAAAAGGGACTTCATCACCTTGTTTGGGAAATTGTTGATAATAGTATCGATGAAGCACTAGCAGGCTATTGCGATCACATCACTGTAACAATTGAGAAGGACAATAGCATTACCGTAACAGATAACGGACGCGGGATTCCTGTAGGTATGCATAAAAAGGCAAACCGTCCTGCTGTTGAGGTTATTCTAACGGTACTGCACGCTGGTGGTAAGTTCGGTGGCGGCGGCTATAAGGTATCAGGTGGTCTCCATGGTGTTGGAGCTTCCGTGGTAAACGCCTTATCGAGCAGTTTAGAAGTATATGTACACCTGGATGGTAAAATTCATTACCAAGAGTATCATAGAGGTGTTCCTCAAGAAGATCTGAAGGTAATTGGAGAAACGGATGTAACGGGTACACGTATTCACTTCACCCCAGATCCTGAGATTTTCAACGAAACAAGAGAGTATAATTTTGATACATTAGCTAACCGACTTCGTGAGTTAGCGTTTTTAAATAAAGGGATTCGCATTACGATTAATGATGAGCGTAATGAAGAACAAGGGGCAAAAGATTTTCTTTACGAGGGTGGTATTGTTTCTTATGTAGAGCATTTAAACCGTACTCGTGAAGGACTGCATGAGCCTTTCTATGTTGAGAATGAAAGTGAAGACATCAGTGTGGAAATTGCTTTACAGTACAATGATGGCTTTGTAAGTAACATCTATTCTTTCGCAAATAACATCAATACCTATGAGGGCGGAACACACGAATCCGGATTTAAAACAGCTTTAACAAGAGCTATTAATGATTATGCCCGTCGGAACCAAATGTTTAAGGAAACAGACCCGAATCTAACAGGTGATGATGTACGCGAAGGGCTTACAGCAATCATTTCCATTAAGCACCCAGATCCTCAATTTGAGGGACAAACCAAAACAAAACTAGGAAATAGTGAAGCCCGTACTGTCACGGATAATATCTTTAATGAGTATTTCTCTAAGTTTTTATTTGAAAACCCTGACTCAGCGAAGATGATCGTCGAAAAGGGGCTTATGGCTTCTAGAGCACGATCTGCTGCTAAGAAAGCACGTGAGTTAACGCGCCGTAAGAGTGCGTTAGAAATCTCTAACCTACCAGGTAAGTTGGCTGACTGTTCTTCTAAAGATGCTAAGATCAGTGAGTTGTATGTGGTAGAGGGAGATTCAGCAGGTGGATCTGCTAAGCAAGGACGAGATCGCCATTTCCAGGCTATTCTTCCTTTAAGAGGTAAGATTATTAACGTTGAGAAGGCCCGTTTAGATAAGATCCTATCCAATAATGAAGTTCGCTCTATTATTACAGCGCTTGGAACGGGTATTGGAGAAGAATTTGATATTACAAAGGCAAGGTACCACAAAATTGTCATTATGACGGATGCGGATGTCGATGGAGCGCACATTCGAACATTGCTCTTAACATTCTTCTATCGTTATATGCGTCCGCTACTTGAATATGGCTATATTTATATCGCCCAGCCACCTCTTTATAAAATTCAACAGGGGAAAGCTATTCAATACGCCTTTAACGATAAAGAAATGGAAGCTACTCTAGCCCAGCTGTCTAAGCAGCCTAAGCCTAGCTTGCAGCGTTATAAGGGTCTTGGAGAAATGAACTCAGAGCAGCTTTGGGAGACTACAATGGATCCTGAAACGCGTACAATGCTTCAAGTTAGTCTCCAGGATGCTATGGAAGCAGATGAAGTGTTTGAGATCTTAATGGGAGATAAAGTAGAGCCTCGTCGTAACTTTATTCAAGATAATGCCCAGTATGTTAAGAATTTAGACGTTTAA
- the gyrA gene encoding DNA gyrase subunit A: protein MADEQRPNVKEINISQEMRTSFMDYAMSVIVSRALPDVRDGLKPVHRRILYAMHDLGMHSDKAYKKSARIVGDVIGKYHPHGDSAVYDSMVRMAQDFNYRAMLVDGHGNFGSVDGDAAAAMRYTEARMSKISMELLRDINKDTIDYADNYDGTEKEPIVLPARFPNLLVNGASGIAVGMATNIPPHHLGEVIDGVLAVSHNSEITIDELMTDYIYGPDFPTSGQILGRSGIRKAYETGKGSITIRAKVDIEEMKNGKSRLLVSELPFQVNKAKLVEKVAELVRDKKIDGITDLRDESDREGMRVVIELRKDVNPNVVLNNLYKQTALQTSFGINMLALVDGQPKVLNLKQCLEHYLEHQKVVIRRRTEYELRKAEARAHILEGLRIALDHIDEIIALIRESETTDIARENLMTNFELSEKQAQAILDMRLQRLTGLERDKIEKEYEELVQLIAELKAILADDEKVLEIIREELTEVKERFSDERRTEIIAGGTDFIEDEDLIPEETVIVTVTHQGYIKRLPATTYRSQRRGGRGVQSMGTNENDFVEHLLSTSTHNTLLFFSNKGKVYRAKGYEVPEFSRTAKGIPIINMLEIEKDEWINAVISVEEFADDWYLFFTTKHGISKRTTLSAFANIRRGGLIALNLREDDELISVRLTDGHKHIMIGTKGGYLIRFPEEDVRTMGRTAAGVKGISLRDEDEVVSMEIIEDGLQVLNVTTKGFGKRTPADEYRITGRGGKGIRTCNITEKNGDVVAVKAVTGEEDVMIITAAGVLIRMGVESISQTGRNTQGVRLIRLQEGEEVATVARIQTEEQEEETLEEASEQAIEGISTEQETIIEEDSTSEDE, encoded by the coding sequence ATGGCGGATGAACAACGCCCAAACGTAAAAGAAATCAATATTAGCCAAGAGATGCGTACATCCTTTATGGATTATGCCATGAGTGTTATTGTGTCCCGTGCTTTACCAGACGTAAGAGATGGATTAAAGCCTGTGCACCGCCGTATTCTATATGCGATGCATGATTTAGGTATGCACTCAGATAAGGCCTATAAGAAATCAGCACGTATTGTAGGGGATGTTATTGGTAAGTATCACCCTCATGGTGACTCTGCTGTGTATGATTCTATGGTACGTATGGCACAAGATTTTAACTACCGCGCGATGCTGGTAGATGGCCACGGAAACTTTGGTTCTGTAGACGGTGATGCTGCCGCAGCAATGCGTTATACAGAAGCAAGAATGTCCAAGATCTCAATGGAACTCCTGCGTGACATCAACAAAGATACCATTGATTATGCGGATAACTATGATGGGACAGAGAAAGAACCTATTGTTCTTCCTGCCCGTTTCCCTAACTTACTTGTGAATGGAGCAAGTGGTATTGCGGTGGGAATGGCTACTAACATTCCTCCACACCATTTAGGGGAAGTCATTGATGGCGTTTTAGCAGTCAGTCATAATAGTGAGATTACTATTGATGAACTAATGACTGATTATATATATGGACCGGACTTTCCGACCTCTGGTCAAATTTTAGGGCGAAGTGGTATTCGCAAAGCCTATGAAACAGGAAAAGGGTCTATTACCATTCGTGCAAAAGTAGATATTGAAGAAATGAAGAACGGGAAGTCCCGTCTTTTGGTTTCAGAACTACCATTCCAAGTGAATAAGGCTAAGCTTGTCGAGAAAGTAGCCGAACTTGTTCGTGATAAGAAGATTGATGGAATTACGGACTTACGTGATGAGTCAGACCGTGAAGGAATGCGCGTTGTTATTGAACTTCGTAAAGATGTAAATCCAAACGTTGTTTTAAATAACCTCTATAAGCAAACAGCTCTTCAAACATCCTTCGGGATTAATATGCTTGCACTAGTAGATGGGCAACCGAAAGTATTAAATCTAAAGCAATGTTTAGAACATTATTTAGAACACCAGAAGGTTGTCATCAGACGTCGTACAGAATATGAGCTTCGTAAAGCGGAAGCTCGCGCACATATTCTAGAAGGTTTACGAATTGCGTTGGATCATATTGATGAGATTATTGCTTTAATTCGCGAATCTGAAACGACTGACATTGCTCGTGAGAACCTTATGACGAATTTCGAGCTCTCAGAGAAGCAAGCTCAAGCGATTCTAGACATGCGTTTACAACGTTTAACTGGGTTAGAACGCGATAAAATTGAAAAAGAATATGAAGAACTTGTTCAGTTGATTGCAGAACTAAAGGCTATTCTAGCTGATGACGAAAAAGTTCTTGAGATTATAAGAGAAGAATTAACAGAAGTAAAAGAACGATTCTCTGACGAGCGACGAACAGAAATCATAGCTGGTGGAACAGACTTTATCGAGGATGAGGATCTGATTCCTGAAGAGACGGTGATTGTAACGGTTACTCACCAGGGTTATATCAAACGTCTCCCTGCGACCACATACCGCTCACAACGAAGAGGAGGACGCGGTGTTCAAAGTATGGGAACCAACGAAAATGATTTCGTAGAACACTTACTATCAACATCCACTCATAACACTCTTTTATTCTTCTCAAACAAAGGGAAGGTTTACCGGGCTAAAGGGTATGAGGTACCTGAGTTCAGCAGAACAGCAAAAGGAATTCCAATCATTAATATGTTAGAAATTGAGAAAGATGAGTGGATTAATGCTGTAATTTCTGTAGAAGAATTTGCTGATGACTGGTATTTATTCTTCACAACGAAGCATGGTATTTCTAAACGTACTACGTTATCTGCCTTTGCTAATATTCGCCGTGGTGGACTTATTGCGCTGAACCTCCGTGAAGATGATGAATTAATCTCAGTCCGTCTTACAGATGGTCATAAGCATATTATGATTGGTACAAAAGGCGGTTATCTGATCCGATTCCCAGAAGAAGATGTACGTACAATGGGACGTACAGCAGCTGGGGTGAAAGGAATTTCATTACGAGATGAAGATGAAGTTGTCTCTATGGAGATTATTGAAGATGGCCTTCAAGTTCTAAACGTTACGACTAAAGGGTTCGGTAAACGAACACCAGCCGATGAGTACCGTATTACAGGGCGTGGTGGTAAAGGAATTCGTACTTGTAATATTACTGAGAAGAATGGTGACGTTGTCGCTGTAAAAGCTGTTACAGGTGAAGAAGATGTTATGATTATTACAGCAGCTGGTGTGCTTATTAGAATGGGTGTAGAGAGCATCTCTCAAACCGGACGTAACACACAGGGCGTACGTTTAATTCGTCTTCAAGAAGGCGAAGAAGTAGCAACGGTGGCTCGTATTCAAACTGAAGAACAAGAAGAAGAAACGTTAGAAGAAGCAAGTGAACAAGCTATTGAAGGCATTTCTACAGAGCAAGAAACAATCATCGAAGAAGACTCAACATCAGAAGATGAGTAA
- a CDS encoding HD-GYP domain-containing protein has protein sequence MRVHPDQLIPGCIVMRDVMGKTNRPIVTKNTVIKPVHITVLHKFLVDEVEVGQKLSNGSSFLPEKSNNQPQEISAVHETEQPPFTEQYLQAVQAYKKMFHQWKAGFAINMPGVREVIVPLIEQAPKHKNEIYSLHHFTSKDDYFYHHGIAVALLSAIIADQLNYSKGEVIQVGIAGFLSDCGMAKIDEGLLSKRGSLTSYEYEEIKKHPTYSYRMVENIPALKNEVRLAVLQHHERLDGSGYPLGISQDKLHTYGKIIAVSDLYHAMTSERVYRSKQSPFKVLEELLHQQFGKFDPTITQTLVQSMTSLSSGMKIRLTNNQLAEIVFIESKYPTRPMIRLQHNDEIIHLKFHREIYIEEIIS, from the coding sequence ATGCGTGTGCACCCTGACCAGTTAATTCCTGGTTGTATTGTAATGAGAGATGTTATGGGGAAAACAAATCGTCCAATTGTGACAAAGAATACAGTGATTAAGCCTGTTCACATTACGGTCCTGCACAAGTTCTTAGTAGATGAAGTGGAAGTTGGACAAAAACTTTCAAACGGAAGTTCTTTTTTACCTGAAAAAAGTAATAATCAGCCACAAGAAATATCGGCTGTTCACGAAACAGAGCAACCTCCGTTTACAGAACAATATCTCCAGGCCGTTCAGGCCTATAAGAAGATGTTTCACCAGTGGAAAGCTGGATTTGCTATTAATATGCCTGGTGTTAGGGAAGTAATTGTCCCTTTAATTGAACAAGCGCCAAAGCATAAAAATGAAATTTACTCTTTGCATCATTTCACGAGTAAAGATGATTACTTTTATCATCACGGCATTGCTGTTGCCCTATTGTCAGCCATAATAGCAGATCAGCTGAACTATTCTAAAGGAGAGGTCATTCAAGTTGGGATTGCAGGTTTCTTAAGTGATTGTGGAATGGCGAAAATTGATGAAGGGCTTTTATCAAAGAGGGGATCACTAACTTCTTACGAATACGAAGAAATTAAAAAGCACCCGACTTATTCTTATAGAATGGTCGAAAACATTCCGGCTTTAAAAAATGAAGTTCGTCTCGCTGTGCTGCAACATCATGAGCGCCTTGATGGAAGTGGGTATCCATTAGGTATCTCGCAGGATAAATTGCATACATATGGGAAAATAATTGCTGTGAGTGATCTCTATCATGCAATGACTTCAGAAAGGGTCTACCGATCTAAACAGTCTCCTTTTAAGGTATTAGAAGAACTTCTACATCAACAATTTGGGAAGTTTGATCCTACTATTACTCAAACACTCGTTCAGAGTATGACTAGCCTATCTTCAGGGATGAAGATACGCTTAACAAATAACCAATTAGCAGAGATCGTTTTTATTGAATCCAAATATCCAACAAGACCTATGATTCGACTACAGCACAACGATGAGATTATTCATCTTAAATTCCACCGGGAAATTTATATCGAAGAAATTATCTCCTGA
- a CDS encoding YaaC family protein — MNIRNILSIYTNLQSAPFAQSYLQQCYAPIDVDAERKSYDNTYRLIYYLEHGQTFYKQGEESPLSIQPILYFYGMAQFIKAALLTVRPDYPESTSVLAHGVTSRKRKKQNYSFLQDEVKVQHKGLFSYVAEHMFHMEQSSKEKFTMSELLSRIPEMGEVYRFQNHPKKGYFIGSMGADTLTFPLSILDDYHWSENYFKQHIPSIITEGNHVSIENNSINVSLKSPFRTLHHPYIYVNQEDDRLFISNHRSLQYPFPELLSHYLVLYNLSMLSRYETEWWGDILHSYTSEDLVYIRTFLEITKTKIPWLIADFLHSHL; from the coding sequence ATGAATATCCGAAATATTCTGTCCATTTATACAAATCTTCAATCTGCTCCTTTCGCCCAAAGTTACTTACAACAATGTTATGCCCCCATTGATGTAGATGCTGAACGAAAGAGTTATGATAACACCTATCGGTTAATCTATTATTTAGAACATGGCCAAACTTTTTATAAGCAAGGAGAGGAGTCTCCATTATCGATTCAACCTATTCTATACTTTTATGGAATGGCACAGTTTATTAAAGCTGCGCTCTTAACCGTACGTCCAGATTATCCTGAGTCAACGAGTGTTTTAGCTCACGGGGTAACAAGTCGCAAACGAAAAAAGCAAAATTATTCTTTTCTTCAAGACGAAGTGAAAGTTCAACACAAAGGACTCTTTTCTTATGTCGCCGAGCATATGTTTCACATGGAACAATCTTCTAAAGAAAAGTTTACAATGAGTGAATTACTCTCAAGGATTCCAGAAATGGGTGAGGTGTATCGTTTCCAAAACCACCCCAAAAAAGGATACTTTATTGGAAGTATGGGAGCAGATACGCTCACTTTCCCCCTTTCTATCCTTGATGATTACCACTGGTCTGAGAATTACTTCAAACAACATATTCCATCTATTATTACTGAAGGAAACCATGTCAGTATAGAAAATAACTCAATAAATGTATCTCTGAAATCACCCTTCCGTACACTTCACCACCCTTATATTTACGTCAATCAAGAGGATGATCGTTTATTTATATCTAACCATCGTTCATTACAGTATCCTTTTCCTGAACTCCTGTCTCACTATTTGGTTTTGTATAATTTAAGCATGCTTTCCCGCTATGAGACTGAGTGGTGGGGAGATATTCTTCATTCCTACACAAGTGAGGACTTGGTGTATATTCGTACGTTTCTAGAAATAACAAAGACAAAGATTCCATGGCTAATAGCCGACTTTCTTCACTCTCACCTATAA
- the guaB gene encoding IMP dehydrogenase, with protein MREDKFAKESLTFDDVLLIPGKSDILPRNVEVKTELSSSLKLNIPLISAGMDTVTEAEMAIGMARQGGIGIIHKNMSIEEQAEQVDRVKRSESGVISNPFFLTPEHQVYDAEYLMGKYRISGVPIVNNEQDQQLTGIITNRDLRFIQDYSIKISEVMTSENLVTAPVGTTLEEAGKILQTYKIEKLPLVDDNRVLKGLITIKDIEKVIEFPNSAKDEFGRLLAGAAVGVTADADTRIQKLVDAGVDVIVIDTAHGHSQGVIDQVASVRKLYPHLNIMAGNVGTQEATRELIEAGANIIKVGIGPGSICTTRVVAGVGIPQISAVYECALEAKQHGIPVIADGGIKYSGDIAKALAAGAHAVMIGSMFAGVSESPGETEIFQGRRFKVYRGMGSVSAMKSGSKDRYFQESSEANKLVPEGIEGRVPYKGPLADTVHQLIGGLRSSMGYCGASDLTIFRNESRFTRITNAGLRESHPHDVQITKEAPNYSI; from the coding sequence ATGCGTGAAGATAAGTTCGCTAAAGAAAGTTTAACATTTGATGATGTACTCTTAATCCCGGGGAAATCAGACATATTACCAAGGAATGTAGAAGTAAAAACTGAATTAAGCTCTAGTTTGAAACTGAATATTCCGCTGATTAGTGCAGGGATGGATACGGTGACAGAGGCAGAAATGGCAATTGGAATGGCTCGCCAAGGCGGCATTGGTATTATTCATAAGAATATGTCCATTGAGGAGCAGGCAGAGCAAGTGGACCGTGTGAAGCGAAGTGAAAGTGGCGTCATTTCAAATCCTTTCTTCTTAACGCCAGAACATCAGGTGTATGATGCTGAATATCTAATGGGGAAATATCGTATTTCAGGCGTACCAATCGTGAATAACGAACAAGACCAACAGTTAACTGGTATTATTACAAATCGTGACCTTCGTTTTATTCAAGACTATTCTATTAAGATCTCTGAAGTTATGACAAGCGAAAATCTCGTTACAGCTCCTGTTGGAACAACGCTTGAAGAAGCAGGAAAGATCCTTCAAACCTACAAGATTGAAAAACTTCCACTAGTAGATGATAACCGGGTTTTAAAAGGCTTGATTACAATCAAAGATATTGAAAAAGTCATTGAATTCCCAAATTCAGCTAAAGATGAATTTGGACGACTTCTAGCAGGTGCGGCTGTAGGCGTAACAGCTGATGCTGACACACGTATTCAAAAGCTTGTTGATGCAGGAGTTGATGTTATCGTAATCGATACAGCTCATGGTCATTCACAAGGTGTAATTGACCAAGTAGCGTCTGTTCGTAAGCTTTACCCACACCTAAATATTATGGCGGGTAATGTCGGTACACAAGAAGCAACCCGCGAATTAATTGAAGCAGGGGCGAATATTATTAAAGTAGGAATTGGACCTGGTTCTATTTGTACAACCCGTGTTGTAGCTGGAGTCGGGATCCCGCAGATCTCAGCCGTCTACGAATGTGCTTTAGAAGCCAAACAGCACGGCATTCCAGTTATTGCTGATGGGGGAATTAAGTACTCAGGAGATATTGCCAAAGCTCTTGCAGCCGGTGCCCATGCCGTTATGATTGGAAGTATGTTTGCTGGTGTATCTGAAAGTCCAGGTGAAACAGAGATCTTCCAAGGAAGACGCTTTAAAGTATATCGTGGAATGGGCTCTGTAAGTGCGATGAAGTCAGGATCTAAAGATCGCTACTTCCAAGAGTCTTCAGAAGCAAATAAATTGGTTCCAGAGGGAATTGAAGGGCGCGTACCTTATAAAGGGCCTCTAGCTGATACGGTACACCAACTGATTGGTGGTCTACGTTCTAGCATGGGATATTGTGGCGCTTCTGACTTAACCATTTTCCGTAACGAATCTCGCTTTACTCGTATTACCAATGCCGGTTTACGTGAAAGCCATCCACATGATGTACAAATTACGAAAGAAGCACCGAACTACTCTATTTAA
- a CDS encoding serine hydrolase codes for MKTRLKVPFLLLIMVLVTFTSMLTKPITTSAAVDVQAKTAILVDAETGKILFEKDADVALPPASMTKMMTEYLVLEAINEGKISWDTTTQITDYPYSISADPAFSGVGLKQNQDYTVRELYEAMAINSDNATAIALAELVAGSEGDFVKMMNEKADQMGLPDAKFVNATGLANSDLGNNVPEGTGADEDNLMSARSAALLAYRLINDYPEALDISSMTTTEFDGQEIQNWNWMLPNMPGYLSQYGYEGMDGLKTGWTDLAGFCFTGTAERSDQRLISVVMKTDSKEARFEETRKLLDYGFNQFEKKELYPNEYQIEDQKTLSVTKGKQDTVEIASNAPLTTMIEKGTEDQYNVEYKLDDSVLNDKKELTAPIKKGQKVGSVKLVNSEKDFGYITSDGEQKESVDLVTQEKVEKSNWFMLMIGAITGFFADIFTSVVDTVKGWF; via the coding sequence TTGAAAACTAGATTAAAAGTACCTTTTCTATTGTTAATAATGGTACTTGTAACATTTACTTCCATGCTGACGAAACCGATTACAACTTCAGCAGCGGTAGATGTGCAAGCTAAAACTGCCATTCTAGTAGACGCAGAAACTGGTAAAATTCTATTTGAGAAAGATGCAGATGTAGCATTGCCACCCGCTAGTATGACAAAGATGATGACCGAATACTTAGTACTTGAAGCCATTAATGAAGGGAAAATTAGTTGGGACACGACGACCCAAATTACAGACTACCCTTATAGCATTTCTGCAGATCCAGCTTTCTCTGGAGTTGGATTGAAGCAAAATCAAGACTACACGGTTCGAGAACTTTATGAAGCGATGGCTATTAACTCAGATAATGCTACAGCTATTGCATTAGCTGAACTTGTTGCAGGTTCAGAAGGCGATTTCGTTAAGATGATGAATGAAAAAGCAGACCAGATGGGTCTCCCTGATGCAAAGTTTGTCAATGCGACAGGGCTGGCTAATTCTGATTTAGGTAATAATGTCCCGGAAGGAACTGGCGCTGACGAAGATAACTTAATGTCTGCTCGTTCAGCAGCATTACTTGCCTACCGTTTAATTAATGATTACCCAGAAGCTCTGGATATATCCAGTATGACGACCACAGAATTTGATGGTCAGGAAATTCAGAATTGGAACTGGATGTTGCCAAATATGCCGGGTTATTTATCACAATATGGATATGAAGGCATGGATGGACTTAAAACAGGTTGGACGGACTTAGCTGGATTCTGTTTCACGGGTACAGCTGAGCGCAGTGATCAGCGCTTGATTTCAGTGGTCATGAAAACGGATAGTAAGGAAGCTCGTTTTGAAGAAACGAGAAAACTACTAGATTATGGATTCAACCAGTTTGAAAAGAAAGAATTATACCCTAACGAATATCAGATAGAAGATCAAAAGACTTTATCTGTTACAAAAGGGAAGCAAGACACAGTTGAAATTGCTTCTAATGCCCCTCTCACGACTATGATTGAGAAAGGAACGGAAGATCAATACAACGTGGAATACAAGTTGGATGACTCAGTTCTGAACGACAAAAAAGAATTGACTGCCCCGATTAAAAAGGGACAAAAAGTCGGTTCTGTAAAACTAGTCAATAGTGAGAAAGATTTCGGATATATCACCTCTGATGGTGAGCAAAAAGAAAGCGTTGATCTTGTAACACAAGAAAAAGTAGAGAAATCTAACTGGTTCATGCTTATGATTGGCGCTATTACTGGTTTCTTTGCTGATATCTTTACGAGTGTTGTAGATACTGTAAAAGGATGGTTTTAA
- the pdxS gene encoding pyridoxal 5'-phosphate synthase lyase subunit PdxS, whose translation MSRTGTDRVKRGMAEMQKGGVIMDVVNAEQAKIAEEAGAVAVMALERVPADIRAAGGVARMADPTIVEEVMNAVSIPVMAKARIGHVVEARVLESMGVDYIDESEVLTPADEVYHIKKNDYTVPFVCGCRDLGEATRRIGEGASMLRTKGEPGTGNIVEAVRHMREVQSQIRQVVGMNEDELMTYAKNIGAPYELLIQIKEEGRLPVVNFAAGGIATPADAALMMQLGADGVFVGSGIFKSNNPEKFARAIVEATTHYDDYKLIGELSKGLGTAMKGMEMSTLQPSDRMQDRSM comes from the coding sequence ATGTCAAGAACAGGTACAGATCGAGTAAAAAGAGGTATGGCGGAAATGCAAAAAGGCGGCGTCATTATGGACGTTGTAAATGCGGAACAAGCTAAAATTGCAGAGGAAGCTGGAGCGGTTGCTGTAATGGCGCTTGAGCGAGTTCCGGCAGATATTCGTGCAGCAGGTGGCGTAGCCCGCATGGCTGACCCAACGATTGTAGAAGAAGTTATGAACGCTGTATCCATTCCAGTTATGGCTAAGGCACGTATTGGACATGTGGTAGAAGCTCGTGTATTAGAATCAATGGGCGTAGATTATATTGATGAAAGTGAAGTACTTACTCCAGCAGATGAGGTCTATCATATTAAGAAAAATGATTATACCGTTCCATTTGTTTGTGGTTGTCGCGACCTTGGTGAAGCAACACGCCGTATTGGCGAAGGTGCTTCCATGCTTCGCACAAAAGGTGAACCGGGTACAGGGAATATTGTAGAAGCGGTACGTCATATGCGTGAAGTACAATCTCAAATTCGTCAAGTAGTTGGCATGAATGAAGATGAATTAATGACTTATGCTAAAAACATCGGAGCCCCATATGAACTCCTTATTCAAATTAAGGAAGAAGGGCGTCTGCCTGTTGTAAACTTCGCTGCAGGTGGTATTGCAACACCAGCTGATGCAGCATTAATGATGCAACTTGGAGCAGATGGAGTCTTTGTTGGTTCTGGGATCTTCAAATCCAATAATCCAGAGAAGTTCGCTCGTGCTATTGTAGAAGCGACAACTCATTATGATGATTACAAGTTAATTGGAGAGCTATCTAAAGGTCTTGGAACGGCAATGAAGGGTATGGAGATGTCTACTCTACAACCTTCTGATCGTATGCAAGACCGTAGTATGTAA
- the pdxT gene encoding pyridoxal 5'-phosphate synthase glutaminase subunit PdxT, whose amino-acid sequence MTLIGVLGLQGAVREHVRSIEASGAEAVIVKRTSQLNDIDGLILPGGESTTMRRLIDKYNFLEPLKQFGQSGKPIFGTCAGLILLATDIQGQDQPHLGLMNMTVERNAFGRQRESFEAHLDIKGIAEGYEAVFIRAPYIVDVGDGSEVLAKQNDKIVAAQDRHYLACAFHPELTDDHRLTEHFVRMVEESKKTLAS is encoded by the coding sequence ATGACTTTAATTGGTGTCTTAGGTTTACAAGGAGCAGTTCGTGAACATGTCCGCTCTATCGAAGCGAGCGGAGCTGAAGCGGTTATTGTTAAACGTACATCACAATTAAACGATATTGACGGCCTAATTTTGCCTGGGGGCGAAAGTACAACCATGCGTCGTCTAATTGATAAGTACAATTTTCTTGAGCCTTTAAAACAGTTTGGGCAAAGTGGTAAACCTATCTTTGGAACTTGTGCTGGTTTAATTTTGTTAGCTACTGATATTCAGGGCCAAGATCAGCCGCATCTTGGCTTAATGAATATGACAGTAGAACGAAATGCATTCGGTCGCCAAAGGGAAAGCTTTGAAGCCCATCTGGATATTAAGGGGATTGCTGAAGGGTATGAAGCCGTATTCATCCGGGCACCCTATATTGTAGATGTAGGGGACGGATCTGAAGTCCTTGCCAAGCAAAATGATAAAATCGTTGCAGCTCAGGATCGGCATTACCTTGCATGTGCTTTTCATCCTGAATTAACAGATGATCATCGTTTAACGGAACATTTTGTAAGAATGGTGGAAGAATCCAAGAAAACACTTGCATCTTAG